From one Paenibacillus sp. FSL K6-1330 genomic stretch:
- a CDS encoding ABC transporter permease yields MSVYGKYIVKKFFWYFLTLVIAVTLNFLLPRMIEGNPVSMIVSEMTQGMTDSDTIKRVYETFLVEFGIDKPLWEQFIIYLKNLATGNLGTSFGLYPKPVTEILASAVPWTIGLQLPAILVGWIIGNVLGAVAAYRKGVFDKVIFPVALFVNSIPFFTLAIIMLYVFALSLNWFPLHGGYDYQMVPSLSFEFFASVLRHHTLPFLSIVLVTIGGQAIGMREMSIYELNSDYVLYSKLLGIRDSKIARYVFRNAMLPQITGLALSIGTMVGGSLICEIVFSYPGIGTWMFTAIRQLDYPLISGCTLLIALAVLLANFTIDLIYGWIDPRIKAAQMEDQ; encoded by the coding sequence TTGAGCGTTTACGGAAAATATATCGTCAAGAAGTTCTTCTGGTACTTTCTGACGCTGGTGATTGCGGTCACGCTGAATTTCCTGTTGCCCCGGATGATTGAGGGAAATCCGGTGAGCATGATTGTGTCGGAGATGACGCAGGGGATGACCGACAGCGATACGATCAAACGGGTCTATGAGACGTTTCTCGTTGAGTTCGGAATCGACAAGCCTTTATGGGAACAGTTCATCATCTATCTGAAAAATTTGGCGACCGGTAACCTGGGCACTTCATTCGGGCTCTATCCGAAACCGGTAACGGAGATTCTGGCCTCAGCAGTTCCCTGGACGATCGGGCTCCAGCTTCCGGCCATCCTGGTTGGCTGGATCATCGGCAATGTGCTGGGCGCCGTGGCGGCCTACCGCAAAGGCGTGTTCGATAAAGTGATATTCCCGGTGGCCTTGTTCGTGAATTCCATTCCGTTCTTTACCCTAGCCATTATTATGCTGTATGTGTTCGCCCTGTCCCTGAACTGGTTTCCGCTGCATGGGGGCTACGATTATCAGATGGTGCCGTCACTCAGCTTTGAATTCTTCGCTTCCGTACTTCGGCATCACACGCTTCCGTTTCTATCGATCGTGCTGGTTACGATTGGCGGCCAAGCCATTGGCATGCGGGAGATGTCCATCTATGAGCTGAATTCTGATTATGTGCTGTACAGCAAGCTTCTCGGAATACGGGATTCCAAAATCGCGAGGTATGTATTCCGGAATGCGATGCTGCCCCAGATCACGGGATTGGCGTTATCCATCGGTACGATGGTGGGCGGTTCGCTGATTTGTGAGATCGTATTCAGTTATCCGGGAATCGGAACCTGGATGTTCACGGCGATTCGTCAGCTGGATTATCCGTTAATTTCGGGCTGTACCCTCTTGATCGCCCTGGCTGTGCTGCTGGCCAACTTTACGATTGACCTAATCTACGGCTGGATTGATCCAAGAATCAAGGCCGCTCAGATGGAGGATCAATGA
- a CDS encoding ABC transporter permease, which produces MNSSFRILIKSPKFMFGACMLLAMIGVVLIYPLFNRNDPLEMIALAYQPPDSKLLLGSDNFGRDLFLELIYGIRTSLQVGLIAGVFATVIGLVIGLASGYIGGMIDNLLTAITNIFIVIPSFVILILISVSIDSRSSFVTAVIIGITSWPWTARAVRAQTSSLRNRDHVNIAKISGYSTPRIIISEILPYIASYVVMAFVLQTASGILSEASISMLGLGPYNTISLGIIMNWALVFEAPVAGAWWAFIPAAISIAIITFSLYMMNTGMDEIFNPKIRS; this is translated from the coding sequence ATGAACAGTTCCTTTCGCATATTGATCAAATCGCCAAAGTTTATGTTCGGAGCCTGCATGCTGTTGGCTATGATCGGCGTGGTGCTGATCTACCCGCTCTTTAACCGCAATGACCCGCTGGAGATGATCGCCCTGGCGTACCAGCCGCCGGATTCGAAGCTGCTGCTGGGGTCGGATAACTTCGGCAGGGATTTATTTCTGGAACTGATCTACGGCATTCGGACCTCTTTGCAGGTGGGCCTCATTGCCGGCGTATTTGCTACTGTGATCGGTCTTGTGATCGGTTTAGCCTCAGGCTACATCGGAGGCATGATCGATAATCTGTTGACCGCGATCACCAATATCTTCATCGTGATTCCTTCCTTTGTCATCCTCATTCTGATCTCGGTAAGCATCGATTCGCGCAGCTCATTTGTCACGGCGGTCATCATCGGCATTACCAGCTGGCCCTGGACGGCCAGGGCCGTGCGTGCGCAGACATCCTCGCTCCGCAACCGGGATCACGTGAATATCGCGAAAATATCCGGGTACAGCACGCCGCGCATTATCATCTCGGAGATTTTGCCGTACATCGCTTCCTATGTTGTCATGGCCTTCGTGCTGCAGACGGCATCGGGCATTCTGTCCGAGGCTTCCATCTCGATGCTGGGGCTGGGACCGTATAACACGATCTCCCTTGGCATCATCATGAACTGGGCGCTCGTATTTGAAGCACCGGTTGCCGGCGCTTGGTGGGCCTTCATTCCGGCGGCGATCTCCATCGCCATCATCACCTTCTCCTTGTACATGATGAACACCGGCATGGATGAAATATTCAATCCGAAGATTAGGAGCTGA